AACTGAGTATGGGGCCCTGCGGCGACACCAATCGGCGTCTCCAGAAGCTGCCCATAATGGGTCAACCGGAACAGGTCGTCCGGATGTGGCCGGAAAAAAAGCTCCTGCGGTATGCCTAGAATGTATCTCTGGCCTTCTTCCGCCGTGACCCATTTGAACAACCGGTCAACGGGTAGCGGGGAAAACTTATCCCCCATGGCTCTGCTCCAGGAGACGGTCCAGGTAGTATCCCAGAAGGTTCTTCAACGCCCTGCGGCGGTATGCGGCGGATCCCCGTATGTCATCAATAGGGGCGATATCCTGCTCGATCAGGTCCAGCGCCTCCTGTTGGGGAAGGCCGTCACGTATCATGGCGTCGGCGAGCGAGTTCAGGTACACCACCTGAGGAGCGACAGCACCCGCGGCAATCGTCAGATCCGAGAAATGGTGATCTTTGGTGGCATACACCACTGCGAAATTCGCAACGGCTATCGCCATAGCGCGACGTAATCCCAGCTTGTAAAAGAATGATCGCTTGGTGGTCTTAGGAATCATGATAGCTTGGAGCAGTTCCCCGGGATTCAAGCTCACCCGGCCGGGACCCTGGATAAAATCCGCCAGGGGGACATGTCTTTCTCCCTCGGGACCGGTAATTCTGGCTGTCGCCTTGTAAGCATATAAAGGCGGCAGGGTGTCACCGGCTGGTGATGCGTTGACGATGTTTCCCCCCAACGTGGCCCGGTGACGAATCTGAACACCGGCGAAGGCATCGGCAGCCAGGGCGAGTGCCGGGAATTGGCATCTGATGATGTCATC
This region of Candidatus Neomarinimicrobiota bacterium genomic DNA includes:
- a CDS encoding xanthine dehydrogenase family protein subunit M produces the protein MKYYRPDTLTQYFDYVSALDLSQAVILAGGTDLIPKYERGMTLPDHLIDIKAIEELQGITDQEEAIEIGSLTTIESLKQDDIIRCQFPALALAADAFAGVQIRHRATLGGNIVNASPAGDTLPPLYAYKATARITGPEGERHVPLADFIQGPGRVSLNPGELLQAIMIPKTTKRSFFYKLGLRRAMAIAVANFAVVYATKDHHFSDLTIAAGAVAPQVVYLNSLADAMIRDGLPQQEALDLIEQDIAPIDDIRGSAAYRRRALKNLLGYYLDRLLEQSHGG